The genomic segment CCTACTATTCCGACGATCATTGGGACGTGCGAGCAGGACGGCAGATTATCACTTGGGGTGTGGCAGATGCACTGCGGCTCACGGACATCATCTCGCCAATGGACTACACGGAGTTTTTGGCGCAGGACTACGACGATATCCGTATTCCTGTGGGTGGCTTGCGTCTGCGCTACTCGCGTGACATATGGAGCGCTGAGGCGGTGGCGATACCTGTGAGCAGTTTCTTTGACCTGCCTACGGATGCCGAGAACCCGTGGTCGGTGGGACCTGTCCCTATTGGCGAAGAGCCTAAGCGTCGTTTGTGTAATATGGAGTATGGTGGCCGACTGTCGTTCTTCCTCAGCGGCATCGATTTTTCTTTTTCGGCTCTGCATACATGGAACAAACAGCCTGTCGTCTGCAAAGGCGTAGGCGAATATCGCCGCATGACGATGTTGGGTGGCGACGTGTCTGTGCCTGTGGGGAAGTGCGTGGTAAGAGGCGAAGTGGCAGAGTATCTGGACGAGTTGCAGAGTGGGGGAGCGCGTGCTGCCTCTACCAATGCCTTGCTTGGCCTCGACTGGTATGCCGGAAACGACTGGACGCTCTCGGCGCAGTATTCGCATAAGTACGTGGCGCTGGGCGAGCACAGAAACACGGGTCTCTCGACCCTCCGCATCCAGAAGGACCTGCTGCACAATACACTCTCGTTGCAGACCTTCGCCTATATCGACGTAACCAATGGTGGCGTGTTCAATCGCTTGAGTGCCGACTACGCCCTCAACGACCAGTTGCATGCCATCGTGGGCTACGACTATTTTCATGCTGACAGTGGCATCTTTACTGTTTACAAAAAGAACTCAGAATTATTCGTCAAACTAAAATACAGTTTTTAAAATGGAAAAATCAAACAACAACATGCTGGTCATCCTCGGATGTGCCATCCTCTATTCCGTAACGTCTTTCGTCTGCGCCTTCCTGGGCTTCCTGAGTCCTTGGTGTTGGATCGTCGTATTCCCCGTTCTGGCCGCCGTGCTGGGTGCACCCTCGTATCTCTGGGCTGCCCGCCGTTGGCAGCGCTTTGGCTTGGGTACGCTGTTTGCACTGGTCCTTGCCGTCATCCTGCTCGTGATGGACGAGATTGACTTCACGCAGACCCTCCTGATGGTGGTTGTGGGTATTGCATCGGATGTGGTGCGTCAGTCGATAGGTACTTCTTATAAGCGCAGCATCCTGCTGGCCTATCCCGTGTTGCCATTGGGTATCCTCGTGTGGCTCATGAAGTTGTGGACTGCTTCCGAATGGTACTATCAGGGTG from the Prevotella sp. E15-22 genome contains:
- a CDS encoding DUF1302 family protein, yielding MKTLALFALLLCIIPRPASAQDEDSLRVSVKGFVDMYHAVRTESPNDWMSSRSRVRGEVTLEKGNAGAFVSANLIHNAILKDRSGFQLREAYAYYSDDHWDVRAGRQIITWGVADALRLTDIISPMDYTEFLAQDYDDIRIPVGGLRLRYSRDIWSAEAVAIPVSSFFDLPTDAENPWSVGPVPIGEEPKRRLCNMEYGGRLSFFLSGIDFSFSALHTWNKQPVVCKGVGEYRRMTMLGGDVSVPVGKCVVRGEVAEYLDELQSGGARAASTNALLGLDWYAGNDWTLSAQYSHKYVALGEHRNTGLSTLRIQKDLLHNTLSLQTFAYIDVTNGGVFNRLSADYALNDQLHAIVGYDYFHADSGIFTVYKKNSELFVKLKYSF
- a CDS encoding MptD family putative ECF transporter S component, with the translated sequence MEKSNNNMLVILGCAILYSVTSFVCAFLGFLSPWCWIVVFPVLAAVLGAPSYLWAARRWQRFGLGTLFALVLAVILLVMDEIDFTQTLLMVVVGIASDVVRQSIGTSYKRSILLAYPVLPLGILVWLMKLWTASEWYYQGAAEEIGADYAEGLKTLSSIWVLFLVIILVLAAGSLAISFASRMGKKS